The Nostoc sp. 'Lobaria pulmonaria (5183) cyanobiont' DNA window AGATTGAAAAGCACTGCTGCAATCAAAAAACTGATTTGAATCCAGCGCCCGGATATCTGTGTGTCATCAATGCCAGAATTTACAGTCATCTGAAGTAATTCCAAAAACCAAACAAAAGATTTGACTTGGTGTGACTAAAGCTAAGATAAGTCTGGTTGCGATACTGCGCCTAGACCTCGAACGAGTACACTTTGCAAATCATGGTTGCCTTACAAGCTCTATTTCATGGAATTGCTCAAGCTCAAGATGAACAGACTTTGCGATCGCACATATCCGCAGAAATGAGTGAGTATTTTTCAGCTACACGATGTGGACTATTTTTCTTTGCCCAAATTTATTTAGTTGACAGCAAGATTCAAAAAGCACTGCAAATTGCCTTATCACCTCAACACAATCCAGTTGCACGCTACTTGTTAGAACGCCATGCCCCTGTTCATGAAGCTTTAGTAGTAGAACCAAAAACATGGAAGTTGATTTGTCCTCGTGCCGATCATTGGCACGTCATGGCAGGGCCAATTGTCAGCAATGGTGAGTTAGTGGGTGTGGTAGGTTTGACGCGTCAGCAAGGAATGCCTGCATTTGATTCACAAAATCTTACAGATTTGAGTGCGCTTTGTCTGCACATTTCTACTTGGGTAGCAATGGCGCGATTGCAACAACCACTATTACAGACAAAGCGTTTAACGCCTCGTGAAATGCAAATTGCTTCCTTGGTGGCTCAAGGACAAACTAATGCAGAAATTAGTGCTGAACTTTGGATTACTGAAAACTCTGTCAAGCAAGCCTTAAAAAGGATGTTTCGCAAGCTTGAGGTTTCATCTCGTGCTCACATGGTTGCAAAACTTTCCACAGTTTCAAAATAAATAACCTTTTATTGGCCTCATTAATCCTAGATTTCTCTGCTTATGTCACCGAAAAAAGGTAGGAAGCAGGAGGCAGGTGGTCACTGAGCGTTGTCGTTGGCGCAGCCTAAGAAGAGAAGTGAGGCAGTGTTTCGACTACGCTCAACAACCAGGTAGGAGTCAGGAGATTTTAGAAAATAATTTTATCTGGAAGCAAAATCGTCTGAAAGTAACTAAATTTATTTATGAAAAACAAAAAATATGTATTTTATTAAGTAGGTGCAAGAAATACAGCGTCCTTCTTAAATCTCTGTTCGCCTGACGCTCACGGCGAAAGCCTAATATTTATTTATGGGTATTCCTCCAGCATAGCTGCCTCCTTAACCTGCCCCCTGATAACCATTTCTAGCAAATATTCAAGTAAGACCTTATCAGGGGTGTATTTTCTGACTGAGGCATCCACTTATGCTGCAATTGTCTCCATCTGCTGAGAAATTTTCTGCAACATCGGGGTAATTAGCTCGGCGGGCACAGGACAACTGAAGTAGTAACCTTGACCTTCATCACATCCCTGCATTTTCAGGTAGTCAAGCTGTTCTTGGGTTTCCACACCCTCTGCGGTGATGTTCAACCGCAGGCTTTTTGCCAGGGCAATAATCGCATTTGTGACGGCAGCACTATCAGGATTGGACGTGACATCCTGTACAAATGATCGATCGATCTTGAGCATATTCACAGGAAAGCGCTTCAAGTAGTTGAGGGAGGAATAACCAGTACCGAAGTCATCTAGAGCTAACCATATACCCAGTTCTCGTAATTGTTTTAAGGTTTTAACCGATCGCTCCATATCAGCCATCAAGAAGCTTTCTGTCACTTCCAATTCTAGGTAAGATGCATGGAGTCCAGTCTTTTCAAGAATTTTACTGACGACCTCAACTAGATTCGGTAGTTCAAACTGTCGAGCTGACAGATTTACAGATATCCGAATTGAGTTAAATCCAGCAAGCTGCCAAGCACGGTTTTGGGCACAAGCAGTTCGCAAGACCCATTCACCAATTGGTAGGATCAAACCATTAGCTTCTGCAATGGGAATAAACTTTGTTGGAGAAACCAAACCTAATG harbors:
- a CDS encoding LuxR C-terminal-related transcriptional regulator, whose translation is MVALQALFHGIAQAQDEQTLRSHISAEMSEYFSATRCGLFFFAQIYLVDSKIQKALQIALSPQHNPVARYLLERHAPVHEALVVEPKTWKLICPRADHWHVMAGPIVSNGELVGVVGLTRQQGMPAFDSQNLTDLSALCLHISTWVAMARLQQPLLQTKRLTPREMQIASLVAQGQTNAEISAELWITENSVKQALKRMFRKLEVSSRAHMVAKLSTVSK